One Danio aesculapii chromosome 11, fDanAes4.1, whole genome shotgun sequence genomic region harbors:
- the si:ch73-267c23.10 gene encoding serine incorporator 1, translating to MSAVLRSLTRWVSCLCSCASCLRCRCCPHIRNSIVTRIMYAFILLLGTIIACVMLSPGIEQQLKRIPGFCTGGAGSGFPGIEANVQCEMFVGYKAVYRVCCGMSLFFLTFSLFMIRVKNSRDPRAAIHNGFWCFKIAVMISVTAGAFYIPDEPFTRMWFIVGSGGAFCFILIQLVLLIDFAHSWNESWVDKMEKENEKRWYIALVLVTGLNYILAFSAALLCFNIYTQSEGCVLNKFFICFNMLLCVTASALSVLPTIQEHQPRSGLLQSSIMTLYTMYLTWSAMTNEPDRTCNPSLLSIIQQITSTTVAPLEIENQTAVIIIDLEETVPTAPYLRWWDAQSIVGLAIFVLCILYSSIRSSNTSQVNKLTLAAKDATVLDESAARSAETAEENTTAHNVEDNERETVQYSYAFFHFMLFLASLYIMMTLTNWYSPDADYNAMRSKWPAVWVKISSSWVCLSLYTWSLIAPMILPNRDFT from the exons ATGTCTGCTGTGTTGAGGAGCCTGACTCGTTGG GTTTCCTGTCTCTGCAGCTGTGCATCATGTCTGAGGTGCAGATGTTGTCCTCACATCAGGAACTCGATCGTAACCCGAATCATGTACGCCTTCATCCTCCTGCTCGGCACCATCATCGCCTGTGTGATGCTGTCGCCTGGTATTGAACAACAACTCAAAAGA ATCCCTGGGTTTTGTACTGGTGGAGCAGGCTCTGGTTTTCCAGGAATTGAGGCCAATGTGCAGTGTGAGATGTTTGTTGGCTATAAGGCCGTGTATCGGGTCTGCTGCGGCATGAGTCTGTTCTTTCTCACCTTCTCTCTGTTCATGATCCGTGTGAAGAACAGCCGAGACCCCAGAGCTGCCATCCATAATGG GTTCTGGTGTTTCAAGATTGCAGTCATGATTTCTGTCACTGCTGGTGCCTTTTATATTCCAGATGAGCCTTTTACCAGAA TGTGGTTTATTGTTGGATCCGGCGGAGCATTTTGCTTTATTCTGATTCAGCTGGTTTTACTTATCGACTTCGCCCACTCGTGGAATGAATCCTGGGTGGATAAAatggaaaaagaaaatgaaaagaggTGGTATATAG CTTTAGTGTTGGTAACAGGACTGAACTATATTCTGGCCTTCTCGGCTGCGCTTCTCTGCTTCAACATCTACACTCAGTCGGAGGGATGTGTGCTTAACAAGTTCTTCATCTGCTTTAACATGTTATTATGCGTTACAGCATCTGCTCTATCTGTGCTGCCCACAATACAG GAACACCAGCCCAGATCTGGTCTTCTACAGTCGTCCATCATGACTTTGTACACCATGTATCTTACCTGGTCAGCCATGACCAATGAACCAG ACCGCACATGTAACCCGAGTCTGCTCAGCATCATCCAACAGATCACATCCACCACCGTTGCTCCGCTGGAGATCGAGAACCAGACAGCCGTCATCATCATAGACTTGGAGGAGACGGTGCCGACAGCCCCGTATCTGCGCTGGTGGGATGCACAAAGCATCGTCGGCCTGGCCATTTTTGTTCTCTGCATTTTGTACTCTAG CATTCGCTCTTCCAATACCAGTCAAGTGAATAAACTAACCTTAGCGGCTAAAGACGCCACCGTTCTGGATGAAAGCGCCGCAAGAAGTGCTGAGACGGCAGAAGAAAACACCACAGCACATAACGTGGAGGATAATGAGAGAGAGACGGTTCAGTACAGCTACGCTTTCTTCCACTTCATGCTGTTCCTGGCGTCTCTTTACATCATGATGACCCTCACCAACTGGTACAG TCCTGACGCAGACTACAACGCCATGAGGAGTAAGTGGCCTGCGGTGTGGGTCAAGATCTCCTCCAGCTGGGTCTGTCTAAGTTTATACACATGGAGTCTGATCGCTCCCATGATCCTCCCCAACAGAGACTTCACGTGA